CCAGTGACGGCCGCTCGTTGCTGTGCATGGTGAATTTCTCCACCAGCTGTTCGCGGCGGCGCAGCACGTTGGTGGCGGTGAACGGGTCGATGAAACGCTTGCCCTGCCACCCTGGCAGGCCGCCCAGTGCGACGCTCGGTCCGGCGCCGAAACGTAGCCAGGCCGGGCCGATGAAGCGAGCGCGGTAGAACCCCTTGCGTGCTGTGGTGGGGGCGGGTGGTAACTCGCTGAAGACCTGGCGTAGTGTTTTCAGGGATGTGTAATCAAGCTTCGCTTGGGGCATCGGCGGGCATCCTGCACGGTGGCCGGTTTGGCTGTGATCAGCATGCCGAGCGAACGGGGCGTCGCCTAGCGCCTTGGCATGATCACCCTGCTAAATGGCTCCATGGCTGCGCAGTTCGCTGATCTGTCGGGCTTGGCGGTGCTCGCCTGTCTCAGGCTGCGGCGACCAGCGCCACCAGCGCCATCGTGATGATCAGCATCAGCCATATCAGAGCATTCATGCGGCTGGCGCGGATGGCCCCGGCACCGCGCAGAAACCTCGGTGGGTCGCTTTCCAGGTACTTGTCGATGCGGCGTTCGGCCTCCTGTTGGTCGGCTGCCAGGTATTCGCTCAGCAGGTCGATGGCTGCCTGGCGTTGGCCGGCATGCAGAAGGTGGCGGACTGCGGGTGGAAGTTCGTTCATGGCGCTGCCTGTCTCGGGGTGGCGGGTTGGGGTCATAACTGCGACCCGGTTAGCGCTTTTTCTTGTGCGCGTCGCAAGCGTCTGCGGTTTAATTCGACACCTCACGAATGGAAGTGTTTGCTCTAATCATGGATGAGCCCGAGTGCCTGCCTCTTTTCCCTCCTTTCTCTCTTCTCTTCGGCTTTTTGCGCCGCGGATGACCTCTTCGCGCTGATCTGACGAACGGCATCACATTTATCACATGTAATTACTTTACGACTTACATGTGAGGGTCTAGGCTGCGATTCATGGAAAGCAAATCATCAGCCCATTACCAGCGTCTTTATCGCCAGCGCCTGCGCGAGCAGGGGTTGGTAAAGAAGGAAGTCTGGATCTTGCCCGAGCACGCCCCCTTGTTGGTCGCGTTCGAGCGCAAACTGCGCCAGCCACAGTCGCTGCTGGCTTCGATGGAGAAGGAGGAGGGTATGAACATGCCTCAAGTTTGGACCGCTCAGGCGCTGCACGAGGCGCTGGCGGCAACGGAACTGTTCCAAAGCGGCCAGGCCAGTATCGAGCTGATTCAGGGCGCCGACGCCAGCCTGCACATCACCATGCGCGAATATGGCGATCTGCCGTTGTTCATCGCCGTGTTCGGCGAGCAGATCATCGTCGAAGCACTGCTCTGGCCCGCCAGCGACGTGCGTGATGCTGCGGCCTTCAACGAGGAAGTGCTGCGCACCCACAAGCTGTTCCCGCTGTCCTCCATCGGCCTGGAGAAGACGGTCGACGGGCGCGACTGCTACACCATGTTCGGCGCCCTGAGTTCCTACTCGAGCCTGTCTGACGTGGTATTCGAGATCGAGCTGCTGGCGGACAACGTGATCAAGGCCACCGAAGCCTACGAAGGCTTCCTCAAGTCTGACGCCTGAAAGGAGATAGGACGATGAATGTCTGGAGTAAGCTGCTGACGGCGCTGCGTGGCGGTGCCAATGAAATGGGCGAGGCGGTGGTCGACAGTCAGGCCCTGCGTATTCTCGACCAGGAAATCCGCGATGCCGATCTTGAACTGCGCAAATCCAAGGAAGCGCTGGCCGAGATCATGGCCAAGCACAAGCTGGCCAGCGACAAGGTGAGCAAGAGCGCGGCGAGCATTGCCGAGTACGAGCAGTACGCGCTCAAGGCGCTGGAGGCCGGCAACGAAACGCTGGCCAGGGAAGTGGCCGAGAAGATCGCCAACCTGGAGATCGAACAGGCCGGCGAGCGCGAGCAGGCCGAAGGTTTTGCCGCCAGCGTGGCGCAACTGCGCAAGGCCGTTACCCAGGCCGAAGGCAACATCAAGCGCCTCAAGCAGCAGGTGGATACGGTCAAGGCCACCGAGAGCGTACAGAAGGCGCAGATGGCCGTGGCCCAGCGCTACGGCGGCTCCCAGGCCAAGCTGCAGACGGCGGTGGAGTCGCTCGAGCGCATCAAGCAGAAGCAGGCCGAGCGGGCGGCGAAGATGGAAGCCTCGGCGGAACTGGCCGCTACCAGCGCGCCGGACGATTCGCTGGAGACCAAGCTGCGTGCGGCTGGCATCAAGGCCGACAATGCCAGTGCCGACAGCGTGCTGGCACGCCTGAAGGACAAATCCAAGGCTTGATCCTGGTGAAAGACACGGGGCGTTCGCGCCCCGCTTCCCTGATTCGGGAAAGGAAAAAATGGAACTCTTCCTGCAGACTTCGCTGTCATTCCCCACTGCCATCTACAGCTTCCTGCTGTGCGTGGCGGTCATCTACTGGCTGGTAGTAGCCGCCGGCCTGCTCGAGGTCGATCTGCTCGATATCGAGGCCGATTCGGTGATGGAAGGCAGCGGCCAGACCGAGGGCCTTGCCGGCCTGCTCTACAAGCTCAAGCTCGACGGCGTGCCGGTCACTCTGGTGCTCACGCTGCTGTTCTTCTTCGGCTGGTTCATTTGCTACTTCATCGAGCTGTGGCTGCTACGTCATCTGCCGCTGGGCATTCTGCGTTACCCGTTGGGACTGGTGGTCATCGCCGGCGCCTTCGTTGTGGCAGCGCCATTGTGCGCGGCGATCTGCCGCCCGCTGCGGCCGCTGTTTCACAAGGTCGAGGCCATCAGCAGCAAATCGGTGCTGGGCCAGGTGGCGGTGGTGCGCAGCGGTCGCGTCACTGCCAGTCATGGCGAGGCGGTGCTGGAAGATGGTGGTGCCGGTCTGATACTGCGCGTTCGCGCCGACGAGGCGTTGGGTTTCAAGCGTGGCGACCGTGTGGTGCTGCTCGAGTACCTGGCCGCCGAACATGCCTATCGCGTCATCACCGAAGAAGAATTTCGAGGCGTCTAGCCCGCCACCCATATGTAACAGAGGGCAGGCAGGTCATGCCGCACCTGCCTGCACAATTAGCAAAGGAGTGAAGCAGTAATGGAAAACCTCATCCCCTTCATTGTTGGGGCAGGGCTGGTCGTCCTCTTCGTGATCGCCCTGATCGCCTTGTTCAAGGCCTTCTACATCAAGGTTCCGCAGGGCACCGCGCTGATCGTCAACGACATGAGCTCGACGCCCAAGGTGCACTTCACCGGCTCCCTGGTGTACCCGGTGATCCACCTCAAGGAGTTCATGAAGATCTCCCTGATCACCCTGGAAGTCGATCGCCGCGGCAAGGACGGTCTGATCTGCCGTGACAACCTCCGTGCCGACATTACTGTGGCCTTCTACCTGCGCGTCAACGAGACCCAGGAAGACGTGCTCAAGGTGGCCAAGGCCATTGGCGTGGATCGCGCCTCCGACCGCGCTGCGGTCAACGAGCTGTTCAACGCCAAGTTCTCCGAGGCGCTGAAGACCGTCGGCAAGCAGTTCGACTTCGTCCAGCTGTTCGAGAACCGTCAGGACTTTCGTGATCGCATCGTCGAGGTGATCGGTAACGATCTCAACGGCTACGTGCTGGAAGACGTGGCCATCGACTATCTGGAGCAGACCTCCAAGGTATCGCTGGACCCGAGCAACATCCTCGACGCCGAAGGTATCCGCAAGATCACCGAGCTGACCGCTGCGCAGAACGTCATCACCAACGAACTGGAGCGCAACGAAGAGCTGGCGATCAAGAAGAAGAACGTCGAGACCCGCGAGGCCACCCTGGCTCTTGAACGCCAGCAGGCCGATGCCGAGGCTCGGCAGAAACGTGAGATCGAGACCATTCGCGCCCGTGAGGAAGCAGAAACCCTCAAGGTGCGCGAGGAAGAGCGCCTGAAGGCCGAGCAGGCGCGTATCCAGACCCAGCAGGAACTGGATATTCGGGCCGAGAACCACCAGCGCGAAGTGGAAGTGGCGCAACAGAACCGTCAGCGTGCCGTGGTCATCGAAATTGAGAAGGTCACTCGTGCCAAGGATCTGGAAGTGGTCGCCCGCGAGCGTGAGGTCGAGCTGCAGCGCATCGAGAAGGAAAAGGCGCTGGAAGAAGAGCGCAAGAACATCGCCGGGGTGATCCGCGAGCGCGTGGCGGTCGAGAAGACCGTGGCCCAGGAAGAAGAACGCATCAAGGAAGTACGCGAAGTCTCCGAGGCCGAGCGTCTCAAGCAGGTCGCCGTACTCAACGCTCAGGCCGAAGCCGAGCAGGAGCTGGTGCGCCAGGTCAAGCAGGCTGAAGCCGACGAGGTGCGCTCCAAGCACAAGGCCATCGAGATCAACACCCTGGCTCAGGCCGAATTGGAATCGGCGGCCAAGAGCGCCGAAGCCAAGAAGAAGCTGGCTGAAGGGATCGAAGCCGAGCGCGCTGCGCCGGGCCTGGCCGACGCGAAGGTGCGCGAAGTCACTGCTGCGGCAAAAGAGAAGGAAGGCCTGGCCGAAGCCCGCGTGGAGGCCGAGCGTCTGATCGCCGAAGCCAAGGGCGAGCAGGAAAAAGGTCTGGCGGAAGCGCGTGTGCTGGAAGCCCAGGCGGCCGCCAAGGAGAAAGACGGCCTGGCCGAAGCCAAGGTGCTGGAAGAGAAACTCAGCGCCCAGGCGCGTGGCGAAGAACAACTGGGTCTGGCCAAGGCCAAGGCGACCAAGGAGCAGGGTTCTGCCGAAGCCGCGATTCTGTTCGAGCGCCTGAGCGCCGAAGCCGAAGGCCTGGGCAAGAAGTTCGGTGCTCTGGATTCGCTCAGCGATGCGGCGCGTGCTCACGAAGAGTTCCGCATGCAGCTGGAGAAGAGCTTCGAGGAGGCCATGGCTGCCATCGCGGCAAACAAGGACATCGCCAAGGATCAGGCCGAGGTGCTGGCCGCGGCCATGGCCAAGGCGAAGATCGAGATCGTCGGTGGCGAGGGCGACTTCTTCAACTCCTTTGCCAAGTCGCTGTCGGTGGGCAAGGCCATCGAAGGTGTGGTCGGCAAGAGCCCGGTGGTGCAGGACGTGCTGTCGCGACTGTTGGCCGGCAAGGCGGCTGCAGCTCAGCCGGTCGCACCGAGCGCAGGCCCGGAGCAGGCCTGAGCACCTTGCCTGTAGGGTGGGCTTCAGCCCACCACTACCCATTGTGGGTGGGGCTCCAGCTGCGACAACCGTTGCCCGAGCCCCGGCGCATGGCCACCTAATTCGATCAATCAGGGAAATATGTGATGTCAGAGCCACGAGACTATCTGGAGATGACCTTCCGCTCGATCCAGTGCTTCAGCAACGATGGTCGTCTGGATGCGCAGGAGCTCAAGAGTCTGCTGGAGATCGCCGAGCGTGACGGCGTGATCGACGACAACGAAGTACGGGTGCTGCGCAAGATCATTGCCCAGGTTCGACCTGAAGAGATCGACGCGGCGCTGCGCGACAAGATTGCCATCGTCGAGAAGAAGATCGGCGCCTGACTTGCCGGATGGGTTCGCCCATCTGCCGCACGCCAGATTGCTGCGGCCCGATCTTCGCCGCGCAAGCGCCACCCGCATTCCCAGTCCCCTTACCTGGCTGAACAGGCGAGGGGGCTCGATGCCGAATATCCAGGAAGAACACGATGTCGGACGCACAAACACAGGACGTATTGGACCGGGCCGTTGCCGAAGGGGGCGCCTACGAGGTGCTGCACAAGCGCCTGCAGGAGCAGGGCCAGCGCCTGCGCGGACTGACCGAAGCACTCAATGGCCAGCGTCTGGCCGAGTTCGGCAGCAGTCAGATGGAAGCCATCGGCCGGGTACGCATCCGCACCGAAAACAACTGCATCGCCCGCGATATCGTCCAGGTCGGTGAGTGCCTGCTGTTCGGCTACAACGTGTTCATCGGCCTGAAGAAGGAAACCCACGTCGCCGACGTGTTCTCCCTCTATCGTCTGGTCGAGGGTGTCGAAGGCTTCGAGGCCGAGCCGGTGCCGCTGGAGGGCAGTTTCCTGTCCCAGGCCAGTTTCGTCGCCGATTTCAACGAGCTGTACACCTACTACAAGAACACCCGCCTGCTACAGCTGGCCATTCGCGACGGCAAGCTGCTGGCGAGTTTCCAGATTGGTGAGCGGATCACCGATATCCGTGTGTTCCGCTGGTCGATCTCCACGGACGGCAAGGACGTCCGCTACATCGACAACCGCGGCGAACGCGATATCGCGCTGCCGGCGCCGTTCGACTTCGAATGGCAGAAGACTTCCCGCGAGATGGTGGTCGCCGGCCGCCATCCGCACATGAACATTCTCGATACCCTGTTCGTCGAGACCATCGGTGGCGATCTGACCATCAAGGTCGAGAACAACACCGAGGACGGTCTGGGCATCTACCGCGAAACGGTGGTGGACAAGACCCAGTCGCTCGACGATGCGCAGATCGAATATGCCCGTCTGGGCAGCCTGATCCTGCTGAAGATCCTGCCGTACCGCGAGGAGCAGTGGCGCTACCTGGTGTTCAACAGCCTGACCAACCAGGTCGAACGCATCGACGCCATCGGCCTGGCCTGCGTACAGCTGCCGGAAGACCACGGCATCATCTTCCCCGGCGGTTACTACCTGCAGAGCGGCGAGTACAAGACCTTCGAGCAGCCCATGGGCGGCATGCGCTTCAAGCGCTCGGTGCGCTCACCCAACGGCGAGGACGTGTTGTACATCTTCTACCATCCAGAAGAAGGCCGTTCGGCGCTGTTCACCTACAACATGATCAACCGCCAGCTGCACAACCCGATCTTCGGCCACGGCTATGCGCGCCTGGAAGACGGGCGCATGGTTATCTTTTCCGCCGAGGGCAGCGAGCCGACCCGCATCCACCCGATGCAGATCTGGCAGACGCCGTTCGAGAGCGAGGACTACGCCGCCCGCCAGCCGGCGCGCAGCGGTTTCTTCGGGCGTATCGGCAACGCCGAGCTGGTGCGTGGCGTATCCGACCTGCTCAACCTCAGCCGCGAGATCGACAGCCGCGAAGTGTCGGTGGCGCGCTACACCCAGCTGTGCCAGAACACCCGCCGTCTGTTCGATGTCTACCACTGGCTGGGCGACGCCCAGTGCGCCGAGCTGGCGCCGCTGCTGCGTGAGATTGCCGCCACTGGCGAATTGGTGCTCGACGAATTCGAGAAGGTCGAGAGCATCCGCCAGCAGTCCGCCCGGGCCATGGCCGAGGCCGAGACGCGACAGAAGAGCCTGCTCTCCGGCCTGCTGGTGGATAGCTGGGACGAGGTGCAGCACTTCGTCGAAGCGCTCAATGGCATCAATGCCCAACGCGGCCAGTTGCTGACCATCCGCGACTACCGCTACATCGACGTGGCGCGTATCGATGCCATGGAGGCCGAACTGCTGGAAGCGCAGGAGCGCGTGGCCACTGCCACTTCCGCCTTCCTCGCCAGCGACGCCGCGCTGCAGCCCTACGTACAGCGTCTGAGCGAACTGGATGGCCTGGCGCAGAAGGCCGAAAGCGTCACCCAACTTAACGAGCCGCTGGCCGAGATGCAGGCCATGGCCGGTAACCTGGACATGCTCTCCAGCCTGATGGCCTCGCTGAAGATCGACGACGCCACCCAGCGCACCGCCATCGTCGAGTCGATTTCCGAGGTCTACGCCCACCTCAACCAGGCCAAGGCGCGTGCCGAGCAGCGGCGCAAGGGCCTGGGCTCGGCCGAGACGGTGGCGCAGTTCGGCGCCCAGTTCAAACTGTTCAGCCAGGGCATCACGAACGCCCTGGCGCTGGCGCAGGACCCGGAGAAGTGCGACGAACAGTTGTCGCGCCTGCTGGTGCAGCTCGAAGAGCTGGAAAGCCAGTTCGGTGATCACGAGGAGTTCCTCAGCGACATCCTCGGCAAGCGCGAAGAGCTGCTGGAGACCTTCGAGTCGCACAAGCAGAGCCTGCTCGACGACCGCCAGCGCCGTGCCCAGGGCGTGCTCGATGCCGCCCGGCGCATCCTCGACAGCCTGGGCCGGCGCACTGCGCGCCTGACCCAGATGGAAGAGCTCAATGCCTTCTTCGCCGCCGATCCGCTGATCCTCAAGTTGCGCGAGATGGCCGAGCGCCTGCGCGAGCTCAAGGACAGCGTCAAGGCCGATGATGTCGAGGCGCGCCTGAAGGCCGCCCGCGACCAGGCGGTGCGCGCCCTGCGCGACAAGAGCGAGCTGTTCGAGGAGGGCGGCAACGTCATCAAGCTCGGCCCGCGCCATCGCTTCAGCGTCAATACCCAGGAACTCGACCTGACCCTGATGCCACGTGGTGATCAGCTCTATCTGCACCTGACCGGCACCGATTTCCTCGAACCGCTGCATGACGAGACGCTGGACGGCCTGCGCGATTACTGGCAGGTGTCGCTGGAGTCCGAGTCGCCTGCGCTGTACCGCGCCGAATACCTCGCCGGCCTGGTGCTCGACGCCGCCGTGGCCGGCCGTGAAGGCCTGAGCCTGGATCTGCTCAAGACCCACCTGGCGCAGCCGGAAACCCTGACTCGCCTGATCCGCGACTTCGCCGCGCCGCGCTACAAGGATGCCTACGAGAAGGGCATCCATGACCACGACGCCGCGCTGATCCTCGCCCAATTGCTGCCGCTTCGCGAAAGCGCCGGGCTGCTGCGTTACGCGCCGGCGGCGCGGGGCTTTGCCGCGCTGTTCTGGAACCGCTGGGGGCAGGACATCGAGGCCGAGCTGTGGCCGGAGCGGGCGCGCAGCAGCCTGCACCTGCGCCAATTGTTCGGCAGCGAGGATGGCGTGCAGCGCCTGCGCGAAGAGATCGACGCGGCCATGCAGCGCTTCCTCGCTCAGCACCCGTTGCCAGTGGACGCGGCGCAGCGCCAGGCGGCAGCGGCCTATCTGGTCGAGGAACTGGCGGCCAAGCCCATCGAGTTCAGCTTCAGCAAGTATGCCCGGCAACTGCTCGACACCCTGCAGCAGCGCATGCAGGCCAGCCATGTCTGGGACGACTACCGCGCCGCGCTGGACAACCTGCGTGGCCGCCCGGTGCAGCGCTGGTCGCTGGCGCAGACCTGGTTCGACGGCCTGTGCGCGCAGGACGCCAGCATGGCCGAGCTGGCCGACTACGTGCCCGAAGCGATCGCCGTCAGCCTGCTGGATGACGAATTCCCGCGGCGTTTCACCGAGGTCGATCTGCGTTTCACCGTCAGCGGCCTGCTCGGCGATCATCCGCGTGTGCAGGACGGCACGCTGCTGCTGGCCATAGACGACTACTTCGCGCGCCTGCAGCAGCACCTGGATCACTTCGTGCCGCAACTGCAGCGCTACCAGGCGCTGCGCCAGGAAGTCATCAACCGCGAGCGCGATGCACTGCGTCTGAGCGAATTCAAGCCACGGCCGCTGTCGTCCTTCGTGCGCAACAAGCTGATCAACGACGTGTACCTGGGCTTTATCGGCGACAACCTGGCCAAGCAGATGGGCACCGCCGGCGAGAACAAGCGCACCGACCTGATGGGCCTGCTGATGCTGATTTCGCCGCCCGGCTACGGCAAGACCACATTGATGGAGTACGTGGCGCACCGTCTCGGCCTGATCTTCATGAAGATCAACGGTCCGGCCCTCGGTCACGAGGTGCGCTCGGTGGACCCGGCGCAGGCCCCGGACGCCACCTCGCGTCAGGAGCTGGAAAAGCTCAACCTGGCGCTGGAAATGGGCAACAACGTGATGCTCTATGTCGACGACATCCAGCACACCCATCCCGAATTCCTGCAGAAGTTCATCTCGCTGTGCGACGGCACGCGGCGTATCGAAGGCGTGTGGAAGGGCAAGACCAAGACCTACGACATGCGCGGCAAGAAGTTCTGCGTGGTGATGAGCGGCAACCCGTACACCGAGTCCGGCGACGTGTTCAAGATTCCCGACATGCTCGCCAACCGCGCCGACATCTACAACCTCGGCGACACCCTGGGCGGCATGCAGGAGGCTTTCGCGCTGAGCTACATCGAGAACAGCCTGACCTCCAACCCGGTGCTGGCGCCGCTGGCCACCCGCGACATGGCGGACGTCTACCGTTTCGTCGCCAAGGCCGAGGGCAAGCCGTTCTCCGCCAACGAGCTGAGCCATACCTACAGCGCCGCCGAGATCAACGAGATCACCGCCACCCTGCAGCGCCTGATGCAGGTGCGTGACGTGGTCGGTCGGGTCAACCAGCAGTACATCGTCAGCGCCGCGCAGGCCGACAGCTACCGCACCGAGCCGCCGTTCAAGCTGCAGGGCAGCTACCGCAACATGAACAAGATGGCGGAGAAGATCAGCTCGGTGATGAACGATGCCGAGCTGCTGCAACTGATCGCCGACCACTACCAGGGTGAGTCGCAGCTGCTCACCACTGGCGCCGAGGAGAACCTGCTCAAGCTCGCCGAATTGCGCGGCAACATGACGCCCGAGCAGGCCGAGCGCTGGGCGCAGATCAAGCGCGACTTCATGCGCAACAAGGCCATGGGCGGGAGCGATACGGATGTTGGCGGGCGTGTGGTGGCGCAGCTCAATGATCTGGTGGAAAGCGTGCGCGGCCTGGGTGCTGGCGGCAAGCCAGCCGGCGCGGCGCCGAGCATTCCCTGGGAACAGTTGCTGGCCGGGCTGGATAACCTGGGCAAGCTGCGCCCGCAGGTGGAGGTGGTTGCGCCGCCACAGCCGGGCACGCAAAAATTGCTCGAAAGCCTGGCCGATAGCCTGGAAAACAGCTTCCTGCCGCTGATCAGGGCGATGGACAAGAAGATCGACATCGATTTGCGTACCCACAATCGCATGCTGGAAATCTCCACGCAACTACGTGATCTCGGCACGCTGCTCGGGCATGAGCAGCGCAGCGATGCCGCGGACGACGAGGCGCCGTGAGGCGAGGCTGGCTAGTCGAGTTGCGCCCGCTGATCGTGATCAGCGGCGCGATGTTGCTGGTGCAACTGGTCAATGGCGCCCTCGGCGGCGCCTTGAACCTATGGGGCCTGGTGCCCCGGCATATCGAGGCGCTGCCCGGCATTTTCCTTGCGCCCTGGCTGCATGGCAGTTGGGCGCATCTGCTCAGCAACCTCAGCGGCCTGCTGGTGCTCGGTAGCCTGGTGCTGCTGCGCTCGCGCCGCGATTTCTTCTTCGCCAGTGCCTTCATCATCATCGGCAGCGGGGTGCTGGTCTGGCTGTTCGGCCGCACCGGCCTGCACGTCGGTGCCAGCGGCTGGCTGTTCGGCTTCTGGGGGCTGTTGCTGGCTCGGGCCTGGTTCGAGCGCAGCCTGCTCGACCTGTTGCTGGCGGTGCTGGTGTTCTTCCTCTACGGCGGCTGGTTCTTCGGCCTGCTGCCGCGTGCCGGCGTTTCCTTCGAATACCACCTGGCTGGCGCCTTCAGCGGCGTGCTATACGCTGCGCTGAGTCGCCGCCGCAATCAATGACGAAAGGGAATTTGCATGGACTTCAACCGCCTCGACCAAACCCTGCGCGACAGCCTCGCCGACCTGCGCCTGAGCAATGAAGAGCGCGACGAACTGCGTGAACTGGGCAACGACCTGAGCCCGGATCAGGTGCGCTTCATGCGCAACCGCGCCTTTGCTCTGGTGCGTGACCTGATCGCCAACCCCGAGGATGCCCTGCCGGCGCTGAAGTGGCTGGAGCAGGTGATCAAGACCCTGGAAGTGCGCTGTTCACCACTGCGCGGTCACAGCAGCGCGCACTTCAGCCCTGGCGAGAGTTGCCGCCAGCGCATCCGCGACCTGTGCCGCCAGGCCCGGGAGTCGGTGGATGTCTGTGTGTTCACCATCTCCGATGACCAGCTCAGCGACGAACTGATCGCCGTGCACCGCCGAGGCCTGGCCGTGCGCATCATCAGCGACAGCGAGAAGCGCTTCGACGTCGGCAGTGACATCCAGCAGCTGATCGATGCCGGCGTACCGCTGCGCATCGACAACAGCCCCTTCCACATGCACCACAAGTTCGCCCTGTTCGACGGCCGCCTGCTGCTCAATGGCAGCTTCAACTGGACCCGCAGTGCCAGCACCAGCAATGAGGAAAACCTGCTGGTGACCGACGACCCGCATCTGGTTGGCGAGTACCAGCGTGAGTTCGACAAGCTCTGGAGCCGTTATGCAAGCAATGAATGACGCATGCTTGCGCCACCTGTCCGGTGAGTATCCGCCTGTGGCGATTGACTGCGGCTGAAGGCTGGAGCGCTGTAACCGGTCCGCTATGGGGGCGCTCGGAACAGGTTCTATGATGAGCCTGCTTCCAGCCAGGCGGAAGCAGCAGAGACAGGCTATTCGAGGTAGACTTGTCGCCCTGTTTTTTCGCCAAGAAGCCCGCCATGGCCCTGCCGTCGACCACCTACAAGATCGAAATGAATCTCACGGACATGGATCGCAGCGTTTATGAAAACCTGCGTTTCACTGTCGCCCGTCACCCGTCCGAGACCGAAGAGCGTCTGGCTGTGAGGTTGATCGCCTACGCGCTGTTTTACGACGAGCTATTGGCCTTTGGTCGCGGTCTGTCGGATGTGGACGAGCCGGCACTGTGGCAGAAGAGCCTTGATGATCGGGTTCTACACTGGATCGAGGTGGGCCAGCCGGACAGCGAGCGCATCACCTGGTGCAGTCGCCGCGCCGAGCGCTTCAGCCTGGTGGCTTACGGCAATCTGCGGGTCTGGCAGGGAAAATGCCTCGAGCCGGTACGCAACCTGAAAAACATCAACGTGGTGGCTCTGGGGCAGGAGGCGTTGACCGATCTGGCGCAAGATCTGCCTCGCTCGCTGTCCTGGAGCGTGATGATCAGCGATGGCGAACTGTTCGTCACCGACGAGCGTGGACAGCACGAGATTCCGCTGGAGTGGCTGGTCGGCGAACGCTGAAGCCGGGCTACGGTTCGGTTCCCTCTCCCCTTGGGGGAGACAAACCCCGTCTCACCTGAAATAGACCCAAGATGCGCATCGAAGCCCGACCCTTACCTTCCCAGTTGCCTGATCTGGGCAATCTGCCGCCGCTGCTCACCCGTCTCTACGCCGCCCGTGGCGTGCAGTCCGCCGAGGAGCTGGACAAGGGCCTGGCGCGGCTTATTCCCTACCAGCAGCTCAAGGGCATCGACGCTGCCGTCGAGCTGTTGGTCGAGGCGCTTGCGCAGCGCCAGCGCATCCTGATCGTCGGCGACTTCGATG
The sequence above is drawn from the Pseudomonas sp. Z8(2022) genome and encodes:
- a CDS encoding DNA repair ATPase gives rise to the protein MSDAQTQDVLDRAVAEGGAYEVLHKRLQEQGQRLRGLTEALNGQRLAEFGSSQMEAIGRVRIRTENNCIARDIVQVGECLLFGYNVFIGLKKETHVADVFSLYRLVEGVEGFEAEPVPLEGSFLSQASFVADFNELYTYYKNTRLLQLAIRDGKLLASFQIGERITDIRVFRWSISTDGKDVRYIDNRGERDIALPAPFDFEWQKTSREMVVAGRHPHMNILDTLFVETIGGDLTIKVENNTEDGLGIYRETVVDKTQSLDDAQIEYARLGSLILLKILPYREEQWRYLVFNSLTNQVERIDAIGLACVQLPEDHGIIFPGGYYLQSGEYKTFEQPMGGMRFKRSVRSPNGEDVLYIFYHPEEGRSALFTYNMINRQLHNPIFGHGYARLEDGRMVIFSAEGSEPTRIHPMQIWQTPFESEDYAARQPARSGFFGRIGNAELVRGVSDLLNLSREIDSREVSVARYTQLCQNTRRLFDVYHWLGDAQCAELAPLLREIAATGELVLDEFEKVESIRQQSARAMAEAETRQKSLLSGLLVDSWDEVQHFVEALNGINAQRGQLLTIRDYRYIDVARIDAMEAELLEAQERVATATSAFLASDAALQPYVQRLSELDGLAQKAESVTQLNEPLAEMQAMAGNLDMLSSLMASLKIDDATQRTAIVESISEVYAHLNQAKARAEQRRKGLGSAETVAQFGAQFKLFSQGITNALALAQDPEKCDEQLSRLLVQLEELESQFGDHEEFLSDILGKREELLETFESHKQSLLDDRQRRAQGVLDAARRILDSLGRRTARLTQMEELNAFFAADPLILKLREMAERLRELKDSVKADDVEARLKAARDQAVRALRDKSELFEEGGNVIKLGPRHRFSVNTQELDLTLMPRGDQLYLHLTGTDFLEPLHDETLDGLRDYWQVSLESESPALYRAEYLAGLVLDAAVAGREGLSLDLLKTHLAQPETLTRLIRDFAAPRYKDAYEKGIHDHDAALILAQLLPLRESAGLLRYAPAARGFAALFWNRWGQDIEAELWPERARSSLHLRQLFGSEDGVQRLREEIDAAMQRFLAQHPLPVDAAQRQAAAAYLVEELAAKPIEFSFSKYARQLLDTLQQRMQASHVWDDYRAALDNLRGRPVQRWSLAQTWFDGLCAQDASMAELADYVPEAIAVSLLDDEFPRRFTEVDLRFTVSGLLGDHPRVQDGTLLLAIDDYFARLQQHLDHFVPQLQRYQALRQEVINRERDALRLSEFKPRPLSSFVRNKLINDVYLGFIGDNLAKQMGTAGENKRTDLMGLLMLISPPGYGKTTLMEYVAHRLGLIFMKINGPALGHEVRSVDPAQAPDATSRQELEKLNLALEMGNNVMLYVDDIQHTHPEFLQKFISLCDGTRRIEGVWKGKTKTYDMRGKKFCVVMSGNPYTESGDVFKIPDMLANRADIYNLGDTLGGMQEAFALSYIENSLTSNPVLAPLATRDMADVYRFVAKAEGKPFSANELSHTYSAAEINEITATLQRLMQVRDVVGRVNQQYIVSAAQADSYRTEPPFKLQGSYRNMNKMAEKISSVMNDAELLQLIADHYQGESQLLTTGAEENLLKLAELRGNMTPEQAERWAQIKRDFMRNKAMGGSDTDVGGRVVAQLNDLVESVRGLGAGGKPAGAAPSIPWEQLLAGLDNLGKLRPQVEVVAPPQPGTQKLLESLADSLENSFLPLIRAMDKKIDIDLRTHNRMLEISTQLRDLGTLLGHEQRSDAADDEAP
- a CDS encoding rhomboid family intramembrane serine protease; the encoded protein is MRRGWLVELRPLIVISGAMLLVQLVNGALGGALNLWGLVPRHIEALPGIFLAPWLHGSWAHLLSNLSGLLVLGSLVLLRSRRDFFFASAFIIIGSGVLVWLFGRTGLHVGASGWLFGFWGLLLARAWFERSLLDLLLAVLVFFLYGGWFFGLLPRAGVSFEYHLAGAFSGVLYAALSRRRNQ
- a CDS encoding phospholipase D-like domain-containing protein gives rise to the protein MDFNRLDQTLRDSLADLRLSNEERDELRELGNDLSPDQVRFMRNRAFALVRDLIANPEDALPALKWLEQVIKTLEVRCSPLRGHSSAHFSPGESCRQRIRDLCRQARESVDVCVFTISDDQLSDELIAVHRRGLAVRIISDSEKRFDVGSDIQQLIDAGVPLRIDNSPFHMHHKFALFDGRLLLNGSFNWTRSASTSNEENLLVTDDPHLVGEYQREFDKLWSRYASNE
- a CDS encoding YaeQ family protein, giving the protein MALPSTTYKIEMNLTDMDRSVYENLRFTVARHPSETEERLAVRLIAYALFYDELLAFGRGLSDVDEPALWQKSLDDRVLHWIEVGQPDSERITWCSRRAERFSLVAYGNLRVWQGKCLEPVRNLKNINVVALGQEALTDLAQDLPRSLSWSVMISDGELFVTDERGQHEIPLEWLVGER